A genomic region of Nostoc sp. UHCC 0702 contains the following coding sequences:
- a CDS encoding ABC transporter permease: MKSQGMPSEQTLVIEAGRSERQYWQDLWRYRELFYFLAWRDILVRYKQTAIGIAWALIRPFLTMVVFTVVFGKLAKLPSPVPYPILVFAAMLPWQFFSSALGECSSSLISNANLISKVYFPRLIVPISAVIVSFVDFMISGIILLGLMAWYNFVPDWRILTLPLFIGIAFAASMGVGLWLAALNVEYRDFRYIVPFIMQFGLYISPVGFSSSVVPEQWRLLYSVNPMVGVIDGFRWAILGGDATIYWPGFTISLALVILLLVSGIWYFRKMERTFADII; the protein is encoded by the coding sequence ATGAAAAGTCAAGGTATGCCATCTGAGCAGACGTTGGTAATTGAAGCTGGGCGAAGTGAGCGCCAGTATTGGCAAGACCTCTGGCGCTATCGGGAGCTGTTCTATTTTCTAGCTTGGCGTGACATTCTTGTACGCTACAAGCAAACGGCGATTGGCATAGCTTGGGCGCTGATCCGACCATTTTTGACAATGGTAGTTTTCACCGTAGTGTTTGGAAAATTAGCAAAATTACCTTCACCAGTACCTTATCCAATTCTCGTATTTGCTGCCATGCTCCCCTGGCAGTTTTTTTCTAGTGCCCTAGGTGAGTGCAGTAGCAGTCTAATTAGTAATGCTAATCTAATCTCCAAAGTCTATTTCCCGCGTCTAATTGTACCGATCAGTGCTGTAATTGTCAGCTTTGTAGATTTCATGATTTCTGGCATCATTCTGCTGGGTTTAATGGCTTGGTATAACTTTGTTCCCGATTGGCGAATACTGACATTGCCGTTGTTTATTGGTATCGCTTTTGCCGCTTCAATGGGAGTTGGTCTGTGGCTGGCAGCGTTAAATGTGGAGTACCGTGACTTTCGTTACATTGTACCATTTATTATGCAGTTTGGATTGTACATATCACCAGTAGGCTTTAGTAGCAGTGTTGTGCCAGAACAGTGGCGTTTGCTTTATTCTGTGAATCCAATGGTAGGCGTCATTGATGGGTTTCGCTGGGCTATTCTAGGTGGGGATGCAACAATTTACTGGCCGGGATTCACAATATCTTTGGCTTTAGTGATACTTTTACTGGTAAGCGGGATATGGTATTTCCGCAAAATGGAACGGACTTTTGCTGACATAATTTAG